One part of the Pecten maximus chromosome 9, xPecMax1.1, whole genome shotgun sequence genome encodes these proteins:
- the LOC117335211 gene encoding E3 ubiquitin-protein ligase TRIM71-like produces METPNILSFAGSPLVEYPARLATTKSGHIAISDWKRNCVTILNSKGHVETEYFSLSKNRKSDGFCPRGICCDSEGVILVADFSNHRIMLLDETGQTFLAVLTKEDGIHHPWSVGYGNDGLVWVGNKHGEVKIYSLTLPDNGK; encoded by the coding sequence ATGGAAACGCCAAATATTCTGTCTTTCGCTGGATCGCCCTTGGTCGAGTATCCAGCACGGCTAGCGACTACAAAGTCTGGACATATTGCAATATCTGATTGGAAGAGGAATTGTGTGACGATATTAAACTCCAAGGGACATGTGGAAACAGAGTATTTCAGTCTAAGCAAGAACAGAAAATCGGACGGCTTCTGTCCACGAGGCATATGCTGTGATAGCGAGGGCGTGATTCTTGTTGCGGATTTCAGCAACCACAGAATCATGCTTCTCGACGAAACTGGTCAAACGTTCCTGGCAGTACTGACCAAGGAGGACGGTATCCATCACCCCTGGTCAGTAGGCTATGGTAACGACGGTCTAGTCTGGGTTGGAAACAAACACGGCGAGGTAAAAATCTACAGCCTCACCCTCCCGGACAATGGCAAGTGA
- the LOC117334358 gene encoding 28S ribosomal protein S30, mitochondrial-like: protein MWRSPFRFSNILRVVMRQKKSDRYYSLGAVQEQDDAVQYPPVKPKFPPGDWSGLEREYAWQMYHWEQEVLEIPSVEGRIDYIKKLQKSHNKYRIDGQFAWFFDGKSLEPRLLNYQFDKTKTFPIEGLPSIYDNVDIKSDLEALTPVVKDIILSECDKVSRRSSLANPVGLNKEKISKLLIKSLILKILSSLSCSHSHLLTAELSEDVFQQAYWDRYSDRGLLPEKEKPQKKVMKYQGEYKTSFQLRTELPLPEFVGRDSDTCVGQDYPKCPYHPIVLGQRKEKCTPHFLPGVNRGSPCEFGYLSVETVNSFKLDKAAVDYQSSPEIIPELWKGFALSSSFLSTVAQAHYQGFNTYHDMMYPLTSQTIVTDGRKFLFSAYQLNTLHLWKSDESNPVCNLFWHKEMTLFDGVQNGTLVGFNDDVLKTLLQFLVLGTQDGGYNMTPTISDTQPTQTIEDFVPVEEVVERIQHDVDEFTLEHNALKEDSD from the exons ATGTGGAGGTCACCCTTTCGTTTCTCAAATATTTTGAGAGTTGTTATGCGTCAGAAAAAATCTGACCGATATTACTCATTGGGCGCAGTACAAGAACAAGATGATGCAGTACAATATCCACCAGTCAAGCCGAAATTCCCTCCAG GTGACTGGTCAGGATTGGAGCGAGAGTATGCATGGCAGATGTATCACTGGGAACAAGAAGTCCTGGAAATTCCCTCGGTAGAAGGGCGTATTGACTACATAAAAAAACTCCAGAAAAGCCACAACAAGTACAGGATTGATGGCCAGTTTGCTTGGTTCTTTGATGGCAAAAGTCTCGAGCCGCGACTGCTCAATTATCAGTTTGACAAAACGAAGACATTTCCCATTGAAGGTCTTCCgagtatatatgataatgtgGACATTAAAAGTGATTTAGAAGCTCTTACTCCTGTAGTAAAAGACATCATATTAAGTGAGTGTGATAAAGTCTCTCGCAGATCGTCACTAGCCAACCCTGTTGGACTGAACAAGGAAAAGATTTCTAAATTGTTGATAAAAAGTCTGATTCTAAAGATCCTTTCAAGCCTGTCCTGTAGTCATTCCCATTTACTTACGGCGGAATTATCCGAGGATGTTTTCCAACAAGCATACTGGGATCGGTATTCTGATAGAGGGCTTCTCCCTGAAAAAGAAAAACCTCAGAAAAAAGTGATGAAATATCAGGGAGAATATAAGACAAGTTTTCAACTGAGGACGGAGCTTCCATTACCAGAG TTTGTGGGCAGAGACTCGGACACCTGTGTTGGTCAAGATTACCCAAAGTGTCCATATCACCCTATAGTATTAGGACAAAGGAAAGAGAAATGTACACCGCATTTTCTACCTG GTGTAAACCGTGGTTCTCCGTGTGAGTTTGGATATTTGTCGGTGGAGACGGTCAACTCCTTCAAATTAGACAAGGCAGCTGTAGATTATCAGTCCAGTCCTGAAATCATACCAGAACTCTGGAAAGGATTCGCTCTAAGTTCCTCCTTCCTATCTACTGTAGCACAGGCTCACTATCAAG GATTCAATACCTACCACGACATGATGTATCCACTGACATCCCAGACCATAGTCACCGAcggcagaaagtttctatttTCAGCGTATCAACTGAACACATTACACTTATGGAAGTCTGACGAAAGTAACCCAGTGTGTAATCTGTTCTGGCATAAAGAAATGACCTTGTTTGATGGTGTACAAAATGGCACTCTAGTAGGTTTCAATGACGATGTACTTAAAACTTTACTCCAGTTTTTAGTGTTAGGCACACAAGATGGAGGCTACAACATGACACCAACGATCTCTGACACCCAACCAACACAGACAATCGAGGACTTTGTACCTGTGGAGGAGGTTGTAGAACGAATACAACATGATGTTGATGAATTTACATTAGAACATAACGCACTGAAGGAGGACAGTGATTAA
- the LOC117335210 gene encoding E3 ubiquitin-protein ligase TRIM33-like — protein sequence MAGRQEGNRALYGLLKNTRCYLCRNDFTDPRELDCCHVYCKSCLDGYINSVCPDGTIDCPLCDTATRTPQRGAEGIKRNLYLNLSTSTVGIICDVCNDDKNATGRCVECAQDFCDTCFEYHNNIKTTREHHIATISKDHLQGKLTRDVYCDIHVDEKKTYYCIDCEKLVCQHCNMTKHKLHTSRVATEMSDKFREQLARLLESEDFANHLFWMNDRKTEAIQQIKRLETLEEVAMREINNHAKVWHALVEDTKTFMLKQVREDSRKDIAPVKNIGRKLENNIQSFANIYLVSQAAVKQSDDVEIVEGGLKLQRKLTSLKLDGPVQSLPKNQGIQFNPKVMTLEEFLPSFGLLGPAVPQKPKARLISQFCTKTAGAPVSAISYVADGRAWVIEGIDGIIQLYDSKGRVHQKLNLNLPADDIICGPDNKKYVSCNSARQIVMVDDTSKNFSFDLHGFVF from the coding sequence ATGGCTGGACGACAGGAAGGGAATCGCGCGCTATATGGCCTTTTAAAGAACACTCGCTGTTATTTATGTCGTAACGATTTCACTGACCCACGTGAGCTGGACTGTTGTCATGTCTACTGTAAGTCCTGTCTGGACGGGTACATCAACTCTGTCTGTCCTGACGGGACGATTGACTGTCCGTTGTGTGATACGGCCACTCGCACGCCACAACGGGGCGCTGAGGGCATCAAGAGAAACCTGTACCTGAATCTGTCGACATCCACTGTAGGTATTATCTGTGACGTATGTAATGACGACAAAAACGCGACAGGAAGATGTGTCGAGTGCGCGCAAGATTTTTGCGACACATGTTTTGAATATCATAACAACATTAAGACGACTCGTGAACACCACATTGCGACGATCAGCAAGGACCACCTCCAAGGAAAGTTGACACGAGATGTTTACTGTGATATTCACGTGGATGAGAAGAAGACATATTATTGTATCGACTGTGAAAAGCTTGTATGTCAGCACTGCAATATGACGAAACATAAGCTACATACGTCCCGAGTTGCAACGGAAATGTCCGACAAATTCCGTGAACAACTTGCGAGGCTGTTAGAATCTGAAGACTTCGCCAATCATTTGTTTTGGATGAACGATAGAAAAACAGAAGCAATACAACAAATCAAGAGACTGGAGACTCTAGAGGAAGTGGCGATGAGGGAAATAAACAACCATGCCAAAGTATGGCACGCGCTGGTCGAGGATACGAAGACGTTTATGTTGAAGCAAGTCCGGGAAGACTCCCGGAAAGACATAGCTCCCGTCAAAAACATCGGTAGaaaattggaaaacaacatacAGTCCTTCGCCAATATATACCTTGTATCTCAGGCGGCTGTCAAACAGTCAGATGACGTGGAAATCGTAGAAGGCGGGCTGAAGTTACAAAGGAAACTGACAAGTTTAAAGCTAGATGGACCGGTCCAATCTTTACCGAAGAATCAAGGAATTCAATTTAATCCAAAAGTGATGACTTTGGAAGAATTCCTGCCTTCGTTTGGACTTTTAGGACCGGCAGTCCCTCAAAAGCCAAAAGCACGTCTAATATCCCAATTCTGCACGAAGACGGCTGGTGCCCCAGTCTCCGCTATCTCGTACGTCGCGGACGGTCGTGCCTGGGTCATAGAAGGGATAGACGGCATCATTCAGCTGTATGACAGCAAGGGGAGGGTCCATCAGAAGTTAAACTTGAACCTTCCCGCGGACGATATCATCTGTGGGCCGGACAACAAGAAATATGTATCTTGTAACTCTGCGAGACAAATTGTGATGGTGGACGACACCTCTAAAAACTTCTCTTTTGACTTACACGGATTTGTGTTCTAG
- the LOC117335002 gene encoding uncharacterized protein LOC117335002, translated as MNNYTQESDNHSTQVTNDEGYSLYQAAQRQALPDIGLICGLPIQRLVHNNAVALGCPDDHIFLPFLSCCAALMGNKTCIKVNETWTEPPIVWTMVGAGSGTKKTAALKLVMAPLIEIQREQTRQWHLSRPTSSSYNSQSSAPQILAGAMGMQSLDDVLDKNEGQILSILENIKHLHKCLDIDSEEAQQKVFELYDGAPKFSVSSGDVHILESTCYNHTGFATPDYIMDMHSSRLVEIASRCLVSCSPDRDYPPMASSHPLPLDTPSFKSIFQTLHTYHLQQRKYSFSTEAWKELSSCHDNEWISMMSQLDHDKNKRIVIEKSLGQIVRVAGILKALVNAFRFSKQQAENKVFQWDLTVDRDTLCRAIDLCKYFVDQKLTLMLGSGASFGMCNYSGSSGKKWVNVKDALRQLQQPKLHQQLNHNQQQHILHQQQQQQQQQQQQQQQQQQQQQQQQQQQRMHHSNQIIYLSENSNVSASTSEDWADQPLTEDLGQEETQTADFVVMDKQMFVSVHAKRIKRLLECFDDGHGVSATTASQKSITPPVKLQGTNNRHPVWASALFFQKCQELGLGSAEQVKHPTNRKFYWRFKRKPVSDIGEKLQQLLTFLRVDMTQYCKIGPRPPTIPPVSPTMLFHTPGDVSVDFSETTDTTSNGDTANDPMESLEGEIQIVVKDEPL; from the exons ATGAACAACTACACGCAAGAATCGGACAACCATTCGACACAAGTCACCAACGACGAAGGCTATAGTCTGTACCAGGCAGCACAGCGGCAGGCTTTACCTGATATCGGACTGATATGTGGCCTGCCTATACAGAGACTTGTCCACAACAACGCTGTAGCCCTCGGCTGTCCTGATGACCACATATTTCTCCCATTCCTCTCTTGTTGTGcag CGTTGATGGGGAACAAGACGTGCATCAAAGTAAATGAAACATGGACAGAGCCGCCGATTGTATGGACCATGGTTGGGGCCGGCTCAGGTACCAAGAAGACGGCGGCTCTAAAGCTGGTCATGGCGCCATTGATAGAAATTCAACGTGAACAGACCCGTCAGTGGCATCTCTCTCGCCCAACTTCATCAAGTTATAACAGCCAGTCGTCTGCTCCCCAGATTCTGGCGGGAGCGATGGGGATGCAATCATTGGACGATGTTCTTGACAAAAATGAGGGTCAAATTTTAAGCATTctagaaaatataaaacatttacacaaaTGTCTAGATATCGATTCTGAGGAGGCACAACAGAAAGTGTTTGAACTTTATGACGGTGCGCCAAAGTTCAGTGTTTCCTCTGGGGACGTGCACATCCTAGAATCAACCTGTTATAATCATACCGGGTTTGCAACACCTGATTACATTATGGACATGCATAGCAGTAGGTTGGTGGAAATAGCAAGTAGGTGTTTAGTGTCATGTTCACCAGACCGGGATTATCCACCGATGGCGAGCTCGCACCCTTTGCCGTTAGATACACCATCGTTTAAATCAATCTTTCAAACCTTGCACACTTACCATTTACAACAAAGGAAGTATTCGTTCTCAACAGAGGCGTGGAAAGAGCTGTCCAGTTGTCATGACAACGAGTGGATAAGTATGATGTCCCAGTTAGACCATGACAAGAACAAACGGATTGTCATTGAAAAGTCCTTGGGACAAATCGTACGCGTGGCGGGTATTCTAAAGGCACTTGTGAACGCCTTTAGGTTCTCCAAACAACAGGCCGAAAACAAGGTGTTCCAGTGGGATTTGACAGTAGACAGAGATACTCTCTGTCGTGCCATAGATCTATGTAAGTATTTTGTGGACCAGAAACTCACGTTGATGCTCGGCTCCGGTGCTAGTTTTGGGATGTGTAACTATTCCGGAAGTAGCGGGAAGAAGTGGGTTAATGTAAAAGATGCTCTGCGTCAGCTTCAGCAACCAAAACTTCACCAACAGCTGAACCACAACCAGCAACAGCACATTCTTCaccagcagcagcagcagcaacaacaacaacaacaacaacaacaacaacaacagcagcagcagcaacaacaacaacaacaacagagaATGCACCATTCGAACCAGATCATATACTTATCTGAAAATTCCAACGTGTCGGCGTCAACGTCCGAAGATTGGGCCGACCAGCCGCTCACAGAGGACTTAGGACAGGAGGAGACGCAAACAGCGGATTTCGTCGTCATGGACAAACAGATGTTTGTATCAGTGCATGCAAAACGAATTAAACGACTTCTAGAATGTTTCGATGACGGGCATGGTGTTTCGGCCACAACCGCTTCACAAAAGTCCATTACTCCCCCCGTCAAACTCCAAGGTACTAACAATAGACATCCAGTATGGGCGTCCGCGCTCTTCTTCCAGAAATGTCAGGAACTTGGACTTGGAAGTGCTGAGCAGGTTAAACATCCCACGAACAGGAAATTTTACTGGCGCTTCAAAAGAAAACCTGTATCGGATATTGGCGAAAAACTTCAACAGCTGTTAACATTTCTCCGTGTAGATATGACTCAGTATTGTAAAATCGGTCCTCGGCCTCCAACAATTCCTCCTGTCTCCCCCACCATGCTCTTCCACACCCCAGGAGACGTGTCTGTCGACTTCTCGGAAACGACAGACACTACAAGTAATGGTGATACGGCTAACGACCCTATGGAATCGTTAGAGGGCGAAATACAAATCGTGGTGAAGGATGAACCATTGTAG